In the Osmerus eperlanus chromosome 27, fOsmEpe2.1, whole genome shotgun sequence genome, one interval contains:
- the LOC134013877 gene encoding platelet-derived growth factor receptor beta-like: MEGVRRRSMVLVSVMAALLLSPDKAAGLELSPSLTQAILQINSSFSITCSGWGKVTWRAPVDPPLDGVQVEDQGATSVLTLENVTAWHSGNYVCQEGMEEDTRDLAIFVPDPDRWFVPTAGVVMKEEEEGTIPCVASDPRVSVSLYERAGEGPLPGQYQASRGFRAVLNDTAYVCRGTLEGQERESQVFYVYSIIVPQSVSVHLAASRSLMMQGEALSVNCTATGAEMVFFTWEHPRREKIEPVTELMSRKKIRSFLSIPDARLEDSGIYSCTVQESVEGHTAKDNLTVMVVERGYVELEPRQPTRVSVMVDESVEIRVQVEAYPEPSVTWMRHNSTLIGDNVSTKINKVHETRLLSTLTLVRVKAGQAGLYTIVVANEEEARNVTFTLQVTVPPRILHLSDERGPGQDMLCVTEGVPTPTINWYSCSSTNRCSDQSTPWQPLTSGPEVVVEDNVTFVEERGLSRVASRLTLNNMAAVTALRCEAHNEGGIRARDIRLVSNSLFSQVAVLAAVLALVVIAIIFLIILIALWRKKPRYETRWKVIESVSSDGHEYTYVDPVHLPYNPAWELPRDSLILGHTLGSGAFGRVVEATVYDLGHNHTSTRVAVKMLKTTAKRSETQALVSELKIMSHLGPHLNIVNLLGACTKTGPIYLVTEYCRHGDLVDFLHRNRALFLQSQADQQGVILTEESSPGGGRSGSDGGYMDMSIEQCLEHEAMKEQSDAIKYADIEPCDYETPCQHSNGYQEQAPVLSLSDSTGLSLPDLVAFAFQVAQGMDFLSSKNCVHRDLAARNVLVCEGKLVKICDFGLARDLANDNNYVAKGNTFLPVKWMAPESIFHSLYSSLSDVWSYGILLWEIFSLGGPPYPEIPMNEQFYTALKSGYRMPKPAHASQPMYEVMCRCWEEKSESRPGFSSLVQTTADLLSDSYRERYIQVSDNFLRSDHPAVARTRPRAADTQAADPSEGVELKEAGPSHVAYIIPIPDVTIETIVDVLDTPKEDSDSPQESGLHGDGDPTTSEPLTPVMQTHPEEEEEPSQSPCTPEEEESFL; this comes from the exons ATGGAGGGAGTCAGGAGAAGGTCTATGGTCCTGGTGTCTGTCATGGCAG ccctgctgctgaGTCCTGACAAGGCTGCTGGTCTGGAGCTCTCCCCCAGCCTGACCCAGGCCATCCTCCAGATCaactcctctttctccatcacCTGCTCTGGCTGGGGCAAAGTCACCTGGAGGGCACCAGTGGACCCCCCCCTGGATGGGGTCCAGGTGGAGGACCAGGGCGCCACCAGCGTCCTGACCCTAGAAAACGTCACCGCATGGCATTCTGGGAACTACGTCTGCCAGGAAGGCATGGAGGAGGACACCAGGGACCTGGCTATCTTCGTACCAG ACCCTGACAGATGGTTCGTCCCAACGGCTGGGGTggtgatgaaggaggaggaggaagggaccaTTCCTTGTGTGGCGTCCGACCCGCGGGTCAGCGTGAGCCTGTACGAGCGGGCGGGCGAGGGGCCACTACCGGGCCAGTACCAGGCAAGCCGCGGGTTCAGGGCGGTTCTGAACGACACTGCCTACGTCTGCAGAGGAACCCtggagggacaggagagagagtccCAGGTGTTCTACGTGTACAGCATCATAG TCCCCCAGTCAGTGAGCGTGCACCTGGCTGCGTCTCGAAGCTTGATGATGCAGGGAGAAGCTCTCAGTGTCAACTGCACCGCGACGGGCGCGGAGATGGTCTTCTTTACCTGGGAACACCCTCGTAGAGAG AAAATCGAACCGGTGACAGAGCTGATGTCCAGGAAGAAGATCCGGTCGTTTCTCAGCATTCCAGATGCCAGACTGGAGGATTCTGGGATATATAGCTGCACGGTTCAGGAGTCTGTCGAGGGACACACCGCCAAAGACAACCTGACTGTTATGGTCGTAG AGCGGGGCTACGTGGAGCTGGAGCCGAGACAGCCCACCAGGGTATCAGTGATGGTGGATGAGAGCGTGGAGATCAGAGTACAGGTGGAGGCCTACCCCGAACCCTCCGTCACCTGGATGAGACACAACTCCACCCTGATCGGAGACAACGTCTCGACGAAAATCAACAAGGTGCATGAAACCAG GTTGCTCAGCACTCTGACCCTGGTGAGGGTGAAGGCCGGCCAGGCTGGGCTCTACACCATCGTGGTAGCCaatgaggaggaggccaggaatGTGACCTTTACCCTGCAGGTGACAG TCCCTCCCAGAATTCTTCACCTGTCAGACGAGAGGGGGCCGGGCCAGGACATGCTGTGTGTCACCGAGGGCGTTCCCACGCCAACTATCAACTGGTACAGCTGCTCCAGCACTAACAG gtgcAGTGACCAGTCCACACCCTGgcaacctctgacctctggccCGGAGGTCGTGGTGGAGGACAACGTGACCttcgtggaggagagagggctcagTCGGGTGGCCAGCCGGCTCACCCTAAACAACATGGCCGCCGTCACTGCCTTGCGCTGTGAAGCTCACAACGAAGGAGGGATTCGTGCCCGGGACATACGCCTGGTCTCTAACT ctCTATTCTCCCAGGTAGCAGTACTGGCTGCAGTACTGGCTCTCGTGGTCATCGCTATCAtcttcctcatcatcctcattgCTCTGTGGAGGAAG aagCCTCGCTATGAGACCCGTTGGAAGGTGATAGAATCTGTGAGCTCGGACGGTCATGAGTACACCTACGTTGACCCTGTGCACCTCCCCTACAACCCCGCCTGGGAGCTACCCCGAGACAGCCTCATCCTGG gtcaCACTCTGGGTTCGGGGGCTTttggcagggtggtggaggcCACGGTTTATGACCTGGGACACAACCACACCTCCACCAGGGTGGCTGTCAAGATGCTGAAGA CTACAGCCAAGAGGAGTGAGACCCAGGCTCTGGTCTCAGAGCTGAAGATCATGAGTCACCTGGGCCCTCACCTGAACATCGTTAACCTACTGGGGGCCTGCACCAAGacag gtCCCATCTACCTGGTGACGGAGTACTGTCGTCATGGTGACCTGGTGGACTTCCTGCATCGTAACAGAGCGTTGTTCCTGCAGAGCCAGGCTGACCAGCAGGGGGTCATCCTCACTGAGGAGAGCTCACCTGGAGGGGGACGCAG TGGGTCAGATGGAGGCTACATGGACATGTCCATAGAGCAGTGTCTGGAGCATGAGGCCATGAAGGAGCAGAGCGATGCCATCAAGTACGCCGACATCGAGCCCTGCGACTACGAGACGCCCTGCCAGCACAGCAACGGTTACCAGGAACAAG CTCCAGTGCTGTCTCTCAGTGACTCCACGGGCCTCAGCCTCCCAGACCTGGTGGCCTTTGCCTTCCAGGTGGCCCAGGGCATGGACTTCCTGTCTTCTAAAAAT tGTGTCCACAGGGATCTGGCAGCCAGGAAtgtgctggtgtgtgagggGAAGCTGGTAAAGATCTGTGACTTCGGACTGGCCAGGGACCTCGCCAACGACAACAACTATGTCGCTAAGGGCAAC acattcCTGCCAGTGAAGTGGATGGCTCCAGAAAGCATCTTCCACAGCCTGTACTCCAGCCTGAGTGACGTCTGGTCCTACGGCATCCTGCTCTGGGAGATCTTCTCTCTGg GAGGCCCTCCCTACCCAGAAATCCCCATGAACGAGCAGTTCTACACTGCGCTGAAGAGCGGCTACCGTATGCCCAAGCCCGCCCACGCCTCCCAGCCCAT GTATGAGGTGATGTGCAGGTGCTGGGAGGAGAAATCCGAGTCGAGGCCTGGGTTCTCCTCCCTGGTCCAGACCACTGCTGACCTACTGTCGGACTCCTACAGGgag CGCTACATCCAGGTCAGTGACAACTTCCTGCGCAGCGACCATCCTGCGGTGGCGAGGACCAGACCCCGGGcggcagacacacaggctgcaGACCCCTCAGAGGGGGTGGAACTAAAGGAGGCTGGCCCCTCCCA